tagctttatacttatatactgcacaagttattatgactagtaggtgtcttgacttgtacctcgtcactactccaccgaggttagtcttgatacttactaggtaccgaccgtggtatactcatactacacttttctatatttttgtgcagatctaggtattggaGAAAACGGCATTAGGCAGAGTTAGATTCTTGAtcacgaggattcaaggtagagctgcttggttgtcgcagtcccttgtaGTCCTTTTCCTTTTGATTGTACTGTTAATTCGATATCCGTATAGTATTCTATTTTGTTTTTGAGATCTCTTTTCTATGTACTCAGCTAGAGttcatgactctgtattacctagtcttgaGAGGATTGTTGTGATTATTGTCGTGTAGGCTTATGTCATATTTATTTCAGTATTTATATTAAACTTTGctttaaaaatatcatatttaacaGGTTTAACTGTGAAaggtaatcggcttacctagtcctagagagtaggtgacatcacgacgcctatggtgggattttgggtcgtgacatatgctCTGCTACCATGTTGTGTATGAGGCTGTGATGTAATTATATTCTAGGCCCTTTGTCATCTATTTTCTTATTCCGCTCATTATGTAGTTACTCGTTTCTCTATATTGTTATTTCTTTTCTGCTTATTACTCATATAAGTTTACAGTGAGTGACttttcatagcctcgtcacttaGGCTCAATACTTACTTAGTACATAGGGTcgattgtacttatactatatttctgtacttcttgtgcagatcccgtTGTTAGTCCCAATGGTGTTCAAAGGTGATTGCTTGGAGTCTTTTTCAGGAAACTTGAGGTAGTGCTTCTTGGAATTTGTAGACCCTAGAGTCCCCTTCCTAtctctattgttgttttcttgtatcAGGCAGTATTGCATTTCTCTTTTGACACTATATGTCATATTCTAGTGGCTCATGCACTAtgtgacaccaaattttgggatGTTATGTAAAAGGTGTAATGTTTAGACTTATTATCATATGTATCTGAGTTTACTTTTATTATATCTCAACATGTTCTTACCTGTTAGACTagctccttatttattgttaagtgttggcttgcctagcaagcaatATTTGGTATCATCATGACCCCATGGgtgggaatttgggtcgtgataagttagtaTCAAATACTTAGGTTGCATAGGACTAAAGAACCATGAGCAAGCTTATTAgtgtcttgaggatcggtacagacacacatgtacttatcttctagaggctataagcctttaagaaacttcactttctttatTTCTCTATTGTGCGTCTTTTTTCTAtcataaagtttgaatctttcttctcttattctctcacaggtgGTGAGAACACGAGCTTCGTCCGCAGCTGATTAGAAGCTGGAGCCCCAGATTGCAtccactaccaggggtaggggTGGGGcaaaggcagaggtagaggtagagctctGCCTAGAGCACACATAACGACACTTGTAGTTGAGCACTAGATAGCTTAGGATAATGAGGTTCCAAAGAAGGTTGAGCCAGTAGGACCGGCTCAGGTCCCAAAGGGGTTCATTGCTATCTAATTGCTTTAGGACGCCTTAGTTTGCATGCTTGGCTTCATGGAGAGTATGGCTAAGGATGGTGTGTTTCCTGTGGCACCGACCTCTTCTCAgtctgggggggaggggggagttcAGACTCCAGCTACCCATACCCCAGAGTAGATAGCCCATGGTTATCAGACCCTGGGTGTTCTACCAGTTGGGGTGGTTTGGCCTATTATTACTACATAGCCTGGGGATAGGCCCGCGATGTCAGTTGATGAGCTAAAGAGGTTGGACAGGTTCACCAAGTTGTTTCCCCTTGTACCTTTATAGGATGCCCATGACTTCTTGGACCGTTGCCATCATATTTTTCCCAACTTGGGACTAGTGAGTCTAATGGAGTATATTTCACCATCTTTTAGATGCATGGGTCAACCAATAGGTGGTGATAGGTTTATGAGATGTGTAGGCTAGCGGGATCACCTCATCTCACATGGGATCAATTTTCACAGttgttcttggagaagtttattcccCTCACACAGAGAGATGAGCTGCACAACATGTTCAAGCACCTTCAGTAGGGTAtcatgactattactcagtatgaaaCTAGATTTGTTGATTTGTATCTCCATGCAACTATCATGATCCCTATTGAGAGAGAGAAGTGTAGAGGTTCATAGAGGGTCTTACATATGGCATCAGACTTTAGATGGCTAGAGAGGCCGAGACTGTTAATTTTacattcgaacaatattgtattttgaatGTTCCATAAGTATTaagttagagctcatgactccatACTTCCTAGTTCCGGGAAGATATATTGTGTATTTCCATTTTGGCTAGTATTAACTCTATTTTCACTTTTGTATTAAACTTTGTCTTATTAAAGCATGTTTTGTTGATTTAATGTTGTTAAGTGATAttcttacatagtcttagagattaggtgccatcacaaccccTATGGTAGGatttgggtcgttacaagttggtaGAAGTTCTAGGTTCATCGGTTCTACTAGTCATGACCAATCATCCGGGGCACACTCAGTAATAGCAGCCATGCCTACAaataggttattttgagtgtggtgacactaggaACATGGTGGGAGATTGTACCAGACTTCGAAAAGGTGGACCTCAGTAGGGTGCTCAGGCTATGGTTCCTGCTCCAGTTACTACTCTAcctacacagccagctagaggtggtggACAAGCGGGTAAAGGccatcctagagggggaggccaggctcaTTATTATGCTTTCCCTGGTAGGACTGAGGCAGTTGCATCACTTGTAGTCATTAAAGGTATTGTTCTGGTTTTCATAGAAAtgcatcaattttatttgatctggtttctacttattcatatgtgtcatcctactttgcttcatatttagatATGTCTCATAATTCTCTAGATACTtatatttatgtgtctacaccagtTGGGCATTCTATTGTGGTTGACCATGTTTATCGTTCTGGTTTGGTCACTATTGAGGTCTACAAGACTAGGGTTGACCTTCTGTTGCTTAATATGGTGGATGATgtaattttgggcatggattggttatctccatatcacactattcttgattgtccatctaagactgtgacgttggctatgACGAGGTTGGAATGGAGAGGCTCCTtgggtcatgttcctagtagggtggtgtcttttctaaaggctcaatggatggttgagaaggggtgcttggCATACTTAGCCTTTGTGCGATGTTAATATTGATATTTCCACGGTTGATTCATTCCTCGTGGTGAGAGATTTTCAAATGTTTTCCCTACAGActtaccgggcatgccacccgatatggatattgattttggtattgatttgttaccgggcacttagcccgtatttattccaccatatcgcttGGCTTCAATAGAGTTCAAGGAATTTAAGAAACAGTTTCATTAGTTCgagtgtcaccttggggtactctggttctatttgtgaagaagaaagacggtttcatgagaatgtgtattgactatcgacagttgaacagggttaccatcaagaacaagtctacactgccgtgtattgatgacttattttatcAGCTTCAAGGTGTTAGGGTATTCTTGAAGATTGaattgagatcggggtaccataaATTGAAGATCAGGACTTCAGACATTCctaagacggcattcaggacccgttatgggcattatgagttcttggtgatgtattttgggctgaccaatgccccaacaactttcatgcatttgatgtaCAACATATTTTAGCTTTATCtggattccttcatcattgtgttcattgatgatatactggtgtattcccgtagtagggaggagcatgagcaacatttgaggatcgtgctccagactttaAGGGAGAtgaaactatatgctaagttctccaagtgtgagttttggttagattcaatggcattcttgggccacgtggtgtcgAATGAggagattaaggtggatccgaagaaaattgagGTAGTTCAAAGTTGACCTAGACCTTCTACCGCTAtagagatttggagtttcctAGGGTTAGTTGGGTATTATCGCTGCTTTGTGTAGGGGTTTTCATCTTTCGCAGCTCCGTTGACTAAGTTGATTCAGAGGGGTGCCCTATTCAtatggtctgacgagtgtgaggagagcttttagaagctcaagattgccttgactACAACTCACATTTTGGTTTTGCCTTCAGGATCAAGATCATATACTGTTATTGTAATGCTTTGAGGGTTGGCATAAGGTGTgcgttgatgcaggacggtaggataATTACCTACGTGtcatgccagttgaagccccacgagaaaacCTACCTAGTGCATAATttggagttagcaactattgtacATGCGCTCAAGATTTTAGGCACTACTTAAATGGCGTGTCTTATGAGATGTATACGGATGACCGGAGTCTTCAACATCTATTAAAACAAAaggatttgaacttgaggcaacGTAGGTGGTTAGATCTATTGATGGACTATGATATCATTGTTCTTTAtcatccgaggaaggccaatgtggtgaccgacaccttgagtagaaaggcaaagAGTATGGAGAATCTTCCTTTTATTCCAGCTACGGAGAGGCCTTTGGCTATGGATATTTAGGCTTTGGCCTACaggttcatgagattggatatttttaaGCTTAGCAAAGTCATTACTTGTGTTGTGTCACAGTCGTCCTTGTTTAATAGCATCAAggcgcgtcagtatgatgatccccacttacttgtacttaaggacacagtgtaacacggtgatgctaatgaGGTgattattggtgatgatgggtATTGAGGCTtcaaggtcggatttgtgttcctaatgtggatgtcATAAGAGAGTTTATTTTTGAGGAGGCTCATTGctcaggtattctattcacccatgTGCTATGAATATGTATCGTGATTTAAAGCATAATTATTGgttgagaaggatgaagaaggtcATTGTTGAGCATGTTGCACGATATTTGAATTGTTACCGGGTTAAGTATAAGCATCACAGACCGGGTAGTTTACTTCAGAGGCTAGATATACTGGAGTGAAAGTgagagtgtatcactatggattttgtgattAGGCTGCCACAGacattgaggagatttgatgatgtttggAAAATTGTGGACAGACTAACCAAGTCTACATATTTCATTTCggtcatgacttcctacacttctGAGCAGCTAGCTTAAATTTATCttagagagattgttcgcctacacgttGTGGCTATGTCTATTATCTCGAATTGAGGCACTTCATTTatatcgcatttttggagagccgcTCATTTTGTGATTTGAGTCTCGCTCCCCTATTTGATTCTTCATGTATGCTTAGTTATcattttgtgacttgcggggatggttgatttggtCTTGGGagggttttggaatgaattggaacacttagtttcatggttggaagtttaaattatatgaGTTGACTAAGTTTTGACCTTTTTTGTAAACGATCCCCGaatagtattttgatggttctaataggtttgtatggtgatttggacttcgtcgtatgtccgaatttggatttggagattcctgggttgatttggctctaaatggcgaaagttgaaaatttgaaggtttagaaggttcataggtttgaccgggagttgacttacATGTTATCGAGTTCATATTGTGGTTTCGAGTTGTAATAGGttagttatgtcatttaggacttatgCGCGAAATTTGGGGTTATTCCGAGTTAGTTAAGAGCAGTTCGgtatgagttttgaaagttggaagttgattagttcattatgcttgaattgagatacgatttatagttttgatgttaattggtgtgatttgagaccctga
This sequence is a window from Nicotiana tomentosiformis chromosome 5, ASM39032v3, whole genome shotgun sequence. Protein-coding genes within it:
- the LOC138892199 gene encoding uncharacterized protein; translated protein: MVPAPVTTLPTQPARGGGQAGKGHPRGGGQAHYYAFPGRTEAVASLVVIKDMSHNSLDTYIYVSTPVGHSIVVDHVYRSGLVTIEVYKTRVDLLLLNMVDDVILGMDWLSPYHTILDCPSKTVTLAMTRLEWRGSLGHVPSRVVSFLKAQWMVEKGCLAYLAFVRC